A stretch of Lactiplantibacillus brownii DNA encodes these proteins:
- a CDS encoding VOC family protein, with the protein MNIRDIDHIVLTVTDLPRTLRFYHEVFDLPIITIDGDRQAVLVGKQKINFQVVDEPHEPVAGQPTPGSADLCFIAKDPIESIQHHLKSYFVNIVAGPVERTGAHGKLTSLYVRDPDNNLIEISNYQA; encoded by the coding sequence GTGAATATTCGTGACATTGATCATATCGTCTTAACCGTCACTGACTTACCGCGTACTTTACGCTTTTATCATGAAGTCTTTGATCTACCCATCATCACTATTGATGGCGATCGTCAGGCCGTCCTCGTTGGCAAACAAAAGATTAACTTTCAAGTCGTCGATGAACCGCATGAACCTGTCGCTGGTCAACCAACGCCTGGGAGTGCCGATTTATGTTTCATCGCTAAGGATCCGATTGAATCCATCCAACATCATTTAAAGAGTTATTTTGTCAATATCGTTGCAGGCCCGGTTGAACGAACCGGCGCTCACGGCAAATTAACTTCATTATATGTCCGTGATCCTGACAACAACTTGATTGAAATCAGTAATTATCAAGCTTAA
- a CDS encoding GNAT family N-acetyltransferase: MITIRPADQDDAGQIAPLINMIFDEMQLEELDDIPEPDLEQAITAAYQTPDYLSEKATTVVAEADGQVVGVAFGYPDKNEDAVDDVLARVTAGNDAFGSAFEAEAESYEHEWYLDSIAVDPNYQGHGIGGRLLAALPKYAREAGQKRIGLNVDMANPGAKKLYDRYDYETVGIKPIGDHMYFHMQYELDKDLVMA, translated from the coding sequence GTGATAACGATTCGACCAGCTGATCAGGATGATGCGGGCCAGATAGCACCGCTAATTAATATGATCTTTGATGAAATGCAACTTGAGGAACTAGACGACATTCCAGAACCTGACTTAGAGCAGGCCATTACTGCCGCATATCAGACACCCGATTATTTGTCTGAGAAAGCGACGACGGTAGTGGCCGAGGCCGATGGTCAAGTGGTCGGGGTCGCATTTGGTTACCCTGACAAGAATGAAGATGCCGTGGATGACGTGTTAGCGCGCGTGACTGCAGGCAATGATGCGTTTGGTTCAGCGTTTGAAGCTGAAGCAGAGAGTTATGAACATGAATGGTACTTGGACTCAATTGCGGTTGATCCTAATTATCAAGGTCACGGGATTGGTGGACGCTTATTAGCAGCGTTGCCAAAGTATGCTCGTGAGGCCGGTCAGAAACGGATCGGTTTAAACGTTGATATGGCGAACCCTGGAGCGAAGAAACTCTATGACCGGTATGATTATGAAACGGTCGGGATTAAGCCAATTGGTGATCATATGTATTTTCACATGCAGTATGAGTTAGATAAGGACTTAGTCATGGCATAG
- a CDS encoding ABC-F family ATP-binding cassette domain-containing protein, with amino-acid sequence MALLEVKDLSQSFADRKLYEDANFTLERADHMGIVGQNGAGKSTLIKILTGQILPLEGEIKWQRHLRTGYLDQYADIPEGMTLYAFLKTAFQRLYDMDANMQQYYADYATSMDDGLLERAGRIQETLEANNFYDIETEMERVITGLGLDEIGRDHVISEMSGGQRSKIILAKLLLENPDVIILDEPTNYLDTAHITWLEDYLNGFRGAVMVISHDYDFLQKVTNCICDVAFGKIIKYRGDFQSAMRQKEARKQAQLKAFEKQQVVIDKAEKFIRKNKAGSKSTMAKSREKMLSHLDRVDPPSENAHASFAFPYLDTGSQNALTVVKLSVGYGKPLLAPVTFTMTNGEKLAFKGFNGVGKSTLIKSILGVIPALGGKSDFSPSAKINYFNQDLEWDNPELTPLQTIQNDYPTMLPKTIRTKLAKCGINAANAMKPMHLLSGGEQTKVKLALLELIPSNFLIMDEPTNHLDDETKEGLKRALQSFQGNLILVSHESSFVDDWVDKELNVEKLSLKERQG; translated from the coding sequence ATGGCTTTACTAGAAGTAAAAGACCTGTCGCAAAGCTTTGCCGATCGTAAGTTATATGAAGATGCTAACTTTACGTTGGAGCGCGCAGATCACATGGGTATCGTTGGCCAAAATGGGGCCGGCAAAAGTACTTTAATTAAAATTTTAACGGGACAAATTTTACCCTTAGAAGGGGAAATCAAGTGGCAACGGCATTTGCGGACGGGGTATTTGGACCAATATGCAGATATTCCTGAAGGCATGACCTTGTATGCTTTTCTCAAAACGGCATTCCAACGGCTGTATGATATGGATGCAAACATGCAACAGTACTATGCCGACTATGCGACGAGCATGGATGACGGTTTGTTGGAACGAGCCGGTCGGATTCAGGAAACGTTGGAAGCGAATAACTTCTATGATATTGAAACAGAAATGGAACGGGTCATTACTGGTTTAGGGTTGGATGAAATTGGTCGTGACCATGTCATCAGTGAAATGTCTGGTGGGCAACGTTCAAAGATTATTTTAGCTAAATTACTGTTGGAAAATCCAGATGTGATTATTTTGGATGAACCGACGAACTATTTGGACACGGCGCACATTACGTGGTTGGAAGACTACTTGAATGGTTTCCGCGGCGCCGTCATGGTCATTTCTCATGATTATGACTTCTTACAAAAAGTCACAAACTGTATTTGTGATGTGGCGTTTGGCAAAATCATCAAGTATCGTGGTGACTTCCAATCGGCGATGCGCCAAAAAGAAGCGCGCAAACAAGCGCAATTAAAGGCGTTTGAGAAGCAACAGGTTGTCATTGATAAGGCTGAAAAGTTCATTCGGAAAAATAAGGCCGGTTCGAAGTCGACAATGGCGAAGTCTCGAGAAAAGATGCTTTCGCATTTGGATCGGGTCGATCCACCGAGTGAAAATGCACACGCTAGTTTTGCTTTCCCTTACTTAGATACGGGGTCGCAAAACGCCTTGACCGTGGTGAAACTTTCAGTTGGGTATGGCAAGCCATTGTTGGCGCCAGTGACGTTCACAATGACGAATGGTGAGAAGTTAGCCTTTAAAGGGTTTAACGGGGTTGGTAAATCGACCTTGATTAAATCAATCCTGGGCGTCATCCCAGCTTTAGGTGGGAAATCGGACTTTTCACCCTCTGCCAAGATCAACTATTTCAACCAAGATTTGGAATGGGATAATCCTGAATTAACGCCGTTGCAAACGATTCAAAATGATTATCCGACGATGTTACCGAAAACGATTCGGACTAAGTTGGCTAAATGTGGGATTAACGCCGCAAACGCAATGAAACCGATGCATCTATTAAGTGGTGGGGAACAAACTAAGGTGAAGCTAGCTTTGCTGGAATTGATTCCTAGTAATTTCTTGATCATGGATGAACCAACAAACCATTTGGATGATGAAACTAAGGAAGGCTTGAAACGGGCTTTACAAAGTTTCCAAGGTAATTTAATCTTAGTCAGCCATGAAAGCAGTTTTGTGGATGATTGGGTCGATAAAGAATTGAACGTTGAAAAGTTAAGTTTGAAAGAACGACAAGGCTAA
- a CDS encoding C40 family peptidase: MQTARVRVAVTTVWRQPRLRSIDRAALDSQGLGDWIAQMTDADSVGLEHDNLCVTQALFNDPVLIERRVGGWAYGYVGSQKDAQHPQGYPGWFWAAHLSTAELPLQTGPTVVIRRPFTPLLRPDGSTILQLSLGTELAVISTKNSLYDLVQTPLGPAKVAKRATQFDFPTVNLTAGQQLVKLGAKFLDLRYLWGGLSAYGFDCSGFVYALHRCIGVTLARDVSEQVANGQPVSLADAQPGDLCFFAHQQGQGVLHHVALYAGDGWLLHSPTPGKQVTYLQLSATYLQDELVQVRRNW; encoded by the coding sequence GTGCAAACAGCTAGAGTTCGTGTTGCCGTGACAACCGTGTGGCGACAACCACGTTTACGGTCAATCGATCGGGCAGCCCTGGATAGTCAAGGGCTGGGTGATTGGATCGCACAAATGACGGATGCTGATTCGGTGGGGTTAGAGCACGATAACTTATGTGTGACCCAAGCCCTGTTTAATGATCCCGTGTTAATCGAGCGGCGTGTCGGTGGCTGGGCCTATGGTTATGTGGGCTCACAAAAAGATGCCCAACATCCGCAAGGTTATCCGGGGTGGTTCTGGGCCGCACATCTGTCTACGGCTGAATTGCCCCTCCAAACGGGTCCAACGGTAGTGATTCGGCGGCCATTTACGCCATTATTGCGACCAGATGGCAGTACCATTTTGCAGTTGAGTTTGGGAACGGAATTAGCTGTGATCTCGACTAAGAATTCTCTTTATGATTTGGTACAGACACCGCTAGGGCCAGCGAAAGTCGCCAAACGAGCCACACAATTTGATTTTCCAACGGTAAATTTAACGGCCGGACAGCAGTTGGTTAAGTTAGGTGCTAAATTTTTAGATTTGCGTTATTTGTGGGGCGGTTTGAGCGCATATGGTTTTGATTGTTCTGGTTTTGTCTATGCGCTTCACCGCTGCATTGGGGTGACATTGGCGCGTGATGTGAGTGAACAAGTGGCGAATGGTCAACCAGTTAGTTTGGCCGACGCACAACCGGGTGACTTGTGCTTTTTTGCGCATCAGCAAGGACAGGGTGTGCTGCATCATGTCGCACTGTATGCTGGCGATGGTTGGTTACTGCATTCACCAACGCCTGGCAAACAGGTGACCTATTTACAACTATCGGCGACGTATTTGCAAGATGAACTCGTACAAGTCCGACGAAATTGGTAA
- a CDS encoding MFS transporter — MMEVKGNKLLLLIGTAWLFDALDVALLSFIMPVIKQSWHLSASQMGAVSAVTSLGMMIGALGCGYLADKIGRKPVLIATLLLFSFGNLLLTLAPNVGWFLAVRFITGIGLGGELPVAATIIADHFTGTKRARMLVLVDSFWAFGWILASVLSFVIMPKFGWRITVLITALMGLYALLMRRHLPEKAKTEVTTKLAFGPALKAIWSAKYRRATFCLSTLWFIIMFAYYGMFLWLPSVLVIRGFSVVHSFGYTVLMSLAQLPGYYLAAWLIGKFPRKWVLALYLIGTMLSAWAFGSATTETMILISGAWLSFFTLGAWGIMIAFTPGQFEVSARGMGMGFAQSIGRIGATIGPYLVGSLIAVGFKIPAIFMVFVGALIIGVIVLLLGLHDEDR; from the coding sequence ATAATGGAAGTTAAGGGTAACAAACTTTTGCTGCTGATCGGGACGGCGTGGCTTTTTGACGCCTTAGATGTGGCATTATTATCATTTATCATGCCGGTGATCAAACAAAGTTGGCATTTATCAGCCAGTCAAATGGGAGCCGTCAGTGCCGTCACGTCATTGGGAATGATGATTGGGGCACTCGGCTGTGGCTATTTGGCGGATAAAATTGGTCGTAAGCCAGTCTTGATTGCAACCTTGCTATTATTTTCTTTTGGGAATTTATTGCTCACGCTGGCACCAAATGTTGGCTGGTTCTTGGCCGTTCGATTTATTACTGGGATTGGCCTTGGGGGCGAATTACCCGTAGCCGCTACGATCATTGCGGATCATTTTACCGGGACCAAACGCGCGCGAATGTTAGTCTTAGTCGATAGTTTTTGGGCATTCGGTTGGATTTTAGCTTCAGTCTTATCATTTGTCATTATGCCAAAATTTGGCTGGCGAATAACGGTGCTGATTACCGCCTTGATGGGACTTTATGCGCTATTAATGCGGCGTCATTTACCCGAAAAAGCTAAGACGGAAGTGACGACGAAATTGGCTTTTGGACCGGCGTTGAAAGCAATTTGGTCGGCAAAATATCGGCGGGCAACGTTCTGTTTAAGTACACTTTGGTTTATCATCATGTTTGCTTATTATGGGATGTTCCTATGGTTGCCAAGTGTTCTGGTGATTCGAGGATTCTCGGTCGTTCATAGTTTTGGCTATACGGTGTTAATGAGTTTGGCCCAATTGCCAGGATACTACTTGGCGGCTTGGTTAATCGGTAAATTTCCTCGTAAATGGGTCTTGGCCCTCTACTTGATTGGGACGATGCTCAGTGCTTGGGCCTTTGGGTCGGCCACGACTGAAACGATGATTTTAATCAGTGGGGCGTGGTTGTCGTTCTTCACGCTTGGTGCTTGGGGCATTATGATTGCATTCACACCGGGGCAATTCGAAGTTTCAGCTCGTGGAATGGGGATGGGGTTTGCTCAGTCCATTGGGCGGATTGGCGCGACGATTGGGCCTTACTTGGTTGGGTCATTGATTGCGGTTGGATTTAAAATTCCAGCTATTTTTATGGTCTTTGTCGGGGCTCTAATCATTGGCGTGATCGTTTTATTATTAGGTTTGCATGATGAAGATCGTTAA
- a CDS encoding NrtR DNA-binding winged helix domain-containing protein, translated as MRDQQVVNRPLISITNVIWSFDQTTQQLLVLLLQRSQAPFKGTWGLPTTYLRTAESAEAASLRLVREKLGLSLPTFHTEQLATFTNTRRGPGERELALTYMVYLPSQPTLVPGYGAQAVDWFAVVPDANGYNLAGHGLTFQGLPETIDATTYYQNQQPYVTANGLTADHTLILRTALLRVRNRLDYAPTILLVLGDQFTLKQARELYAILLRKPLSAIDNSNFRKTHVHLFNEIGLVHQRASGRPAKVYRLKTDS; from the coding sequence ATGCGTGATCAGCAAGTCGTCAATCGGCCCTTAATTAGTATCACCAATGTCATCTGGAGTTTTGATCAGACGACCCAACAATTGCTCGTCTTATTATTGCAACGTTCACAAGCGCCATTTAAAGGAACCTGGGGATTGCCAACAACGTATTTACGCACAGCTGAAAGTGCTGAGGCTGCGTCATTACGCTTAGTCCGGGAGAAATTGGGCCTCAGTTTGCCAACCTTCCATACTGAACAGTTGGCAACTTTCACGAATACCCGGCGGGGGCCGGGTGAACGAGAACTTGCCTTAACCTATATGGTGTATTTACCTAGTCAACCCACTTTAGTGCCGGGTTATGGCGCGCAAGCGGTTGATTGGTTTGCCGTGGTTCCTGATGCTAATGGTTATAATTTGGCTGGGCATGGGCTGACCTTTCAAGGATTACCAGAAACCATTGATGCCACCACTTATTATCAGAATCAGCAACCGTATGTGACGGCTAATGGCCTCACCGCCGATCATACGTTGATTTTACGAACCGCCTTGCTACGAGTTCGTAATCGGTTGGATTATGCACCAACGATTTTACTCGTGTTAGGGGACCAGTTTACTTTAAAACAGGCCCGTGAACTCTACGCGATTTTATTGCGTAAACCGCTTAGTGCCATTGATAATTCTAATTTCCGCAAAACCCATGTCCATCTATTTAACGAAATTGGTCTAGTTCATCAACGCGCATCTGGCCGTCCCGCCAAAGTTTATCGGTTAAAAACCGACAGTTGA
- a CDS encoding ECF transporter S component — protein sequence MGKNARLRKLVFAGLFAAIIFIGISILRIPLPAIVGRPFIHFGNILTVIAVMQLGFGYGATAGAIGLGLFDILNGYAATAWLTVLEAIILAATVSLFFQLIGYDEQHLSKLYLVSLAAGVVKILTSWGNGVIVALMAGTSLKVAMIGAFSSLLAATINSIACFILVPLIYKLLCQLGFSRTRFN from the coding sequence ATGGGAAAGAACGCGCGGTTAAGGAAGTTAGTGTTTGCAGGGCTATTTGCAGCAATTATTTTTATCGGTATTAGTATTTTAAGGATTCCATTACCTGCAATCGTTGGCCGACCTTTCATTCACTTTGGCAATATTTTGACGGTGATTGCGGTGATGCAATTGGGATTCGGCTATGGCGCCACGGCCGGAGCGATTGGTTTAGGACTATTTGATATTTTAAATGGTTATGCGGCAACCGCATGGCTAACCGTTTTGGAAGCCATCATTTTGGCGGCAACCGTTAGTTTATTTTTCCAACTAATTGGCTATGATGAACAGCACCTATCGAAACTCTATCTTGTTTCACTGGCCGCCGGAGTCGTCAAGATTCTGACTTCTTGGGGCAACGGCGTGATCGTTGCTTTGATGGCCGGGACGTCTTTGAAAGTTGCGATGATTGGCGCGTTTTCAAGTCTATTGGCAGCGACCATCAATTCGATTGCTTGTTTTATTTTAGTCCCGCTTATTTATAAATTATTGTGTCAGCTTGGTTTTAGCCGGACACGCTTTAACTAA
- a CDS encoding alpha/beta hydrolase, with protein sequence MRKISLLKWLCLGLLVVVGLSGCAKTTSSSKTTPASQSSKKRQSPYVTSQRPTFYVHGFQGSAKSTNTLIAHAEKTAHAHKVLVATVSTSGNVTLSGQWKKGTRNPIIQVVFKNNLAQYDQQSTWLAAVITAVKAQQSFKTYNIVAHSAGCVASVNMLMTTQAKGFPKIHKLVTIAGPFDGVVGEDDVANQNSFLSSGQPKYAHAAYELLVAKRTNFPKGVHLLNIVGNLDNGSNEDGFVTNVSARSIKYLLRGRQVHYTEKDFYGKKAQHSQLHENPKVALAVDRYLWHR encoded by the coding sequence GTGCGAAAGATAAGTTTGCTTAAATGGCTGTGTTTAGGATTATTAGTGGTCGTTGGGTTAAGTGGTTGCGCGAAGACCACCTCTTCATCAAAAACGACTCCTGCCAGTCAAAGTTCGAAAAAACGTCAGTCGCCATATGTGACGAGTCAGCGGCCGACGTTTTATGTTCATGGTTTTCAAGGAAGTGCGAAATCGACTAATACCTTGATCGCACATGCCGAAAAGACTGCTCACGCGCACAAAGTGTTGGTTGCGACCGTCAGTACCAGCGGCAATGTGACACTCAGTGGCCAGTGGAAAAAGGGAACAAGAAATCCCATTATTCAAGTCGTCTTTAAAAATAATTTAGCACAATATGATCAGCAGAGTACCTGGTTAGCAGCGGTCATTACAGCGGTAAAAGCGCAACAGTCGTTTAAGACTTATAATATTGTGGCGCACTCGGCTGGCTGTGTGGCCAGTGTCAACATGTTGATGACGACACAGGCGAAGGGTTTCCCGAAGATTCATAAATTGGTGACGATTGCCGGTCCCTTTGATGGGGTCGTGGGCGAAGATGATGTTGCTAATCAGAACTCATTTTTAAGCTCTGGACAACCGAAGTATGCACACGCCGCTTATGAATTACTGGTCGCTAAACGGACAAACTTTCCGAAAGGCGTGCACCTGCTCAATATTGTTGGTAATTTAGATAATGGTTCCAATGAAGATGGGTTTGTCACGAACGTGTCTGCACGTTCAATTAAGTATTTGTTGCGCGGCCGCCAAGTTCACTATACTGAAAAAGACTTTTATGGTAAAAAGGCTCAACATAGTCAATTACATGAAAATCCTAAAGTAGCTTTAGCAGTAGATCGTTATTTGTGGCATCGTTAA
- the nagE gene encoding N-acetylglucosamine-specific PTS transporter subunit IIBC translates to MKTYFQRMGQSLMLPIATLPAAAILVGLGNYLPKTWLLSRFMINGGDVVLNNLALLFAVGLAIGMSVNKDGAAAIAGVVAYLVPTTMLSPTNAIGLANLLNVKASSLNEAFKYVDQNVLVGICAGLIAAALYNRFHEVKLPMALSFFSGKRLVPIIAAFVMLFFTAGMYFVWPFVYGAMVTFATSISKLGFVGAALYGFFNRLLIPTGLHHALNSVFWFNVAGINDIGNFWASKGVKGVTGMYEAGFFPIMMFGLPAGAYAIYRNALPENKKETGSLMLAGAFASFFTGVTEPLEFSFMFVAWPLYVLHAIFMGLSLGFAAMMHWTASFSFSGGLVDYLLSFRMPLANKPYMLIVQGLVMAVIYYFGFDFAIKKFNLKTPGREPVAATDTGATTMVAAETTDDKFMRQAKQIYAAIGGHDNISVINNCTTRLRLQLKDTGKVDQAAVKAAGVPGLNVLDVHNIHIVIGTEVQFVAEALQTLFSGKVATEPIVSETQTAPAATTATSNTTATVPVTTILQAPATGTLMPISAVADETFAQKMLGDGYAVEPTDNEIVAPVSGEVTSIFPTKHALGLKTASGLEILLHMGINTVEMNGTPFTLHVAKGDQIAAGTAVATVDLAAIKAAGKATTMMVVITNMTEVHQLTLNQTKTVIAGDIVGAAE, encoded by the coding sequence ACTTACCGAAAACGTGGTTATTATCACGTTTTATGATTAACGGCGGCGATGTCGTTTTAAACAACTTGGCATTATTATTTGCGGTTGGGTTAGCCATCGGGATGTCAGTGAACAAAGATGGCGCCGCGGCGATTGCCGGCGTAGTCGCTTACTTAGTGCCAACAACCATGTTGAGTCCCACGAATGCGATTGGGCTCGCAAATTTACTTAATGTGAAAGCTAGTTCATTAAATGAAGCTTTCAAATATGTTGATCAAAATGTGTTAGTCGGCATCTGTGCCGGGCTAATTGCGGCGGCACTTTATAACCGGTTTCATGAAGTGAAGTTGCCGATGGCGTTGTCGTTCTTCAGTGGCAAACGGTTAGTGCCGATCATTGCGGCATTTGTCATGCTATTCTTTACCGCAGGCATGTATTTCGTTTGGCCATTCGTGTATGGCGCCATGGTCACCTTTGCGACGAGCATTTCTAAACTCGGCTTTGTGGGGGCGGCATTATACGGATTCTTTAACCGCTTGTTGATTCCGACAGGGTTACACCACGCGTTGAACTCGGTTTTTTGGTTCAATGTGGCTGGAATTAATGATATTGGAAACTTTTGGGCCAGCAAAGGGGTCAAAGGCGTCACTGGGATGTATGAAGCGGGCTTTTTCCCAATCATGATGTTTGGATTGCCCGCTGGTGCCTACGCCATCTATCGCAATGCGTTACCAGAAAATAAAAAAGAAACGGGTTCCTTAATGTTAGCTGGTGCGTTTGCGTCATTCTTTACCGGCGTGACGGAACCACTAGAATTTTCATTTATGTTTGTGGCCTGGCCATTGTACGTTTTGCACGCTATCTTCATGGGGTTATCTTTGGGATTTGCAGCCATGATGCATTGGACCGCTAGTTTCTCATTCAGTGGTGGTTTAGTGGATTATTTGTTGAGTTTCCGGATGCCGTTGGCAAATAAACCGTACATGTTGATCGTTCAAGGGCTAGTCATGGCAGTCATTTATTACTTTGGCTTTGATTTTGCGATAAAAAAATTCAATTTGAAGACTCCTGGGCGTGAACCAGTAGCGGCGACTGATACTGGGGCGACGACGATGGTTGCGGCAGAGACGACGGATGATAAATTTATGCGTCAAGCAAAGCAGATCTATGCGGCGATTGGTGGTCATGATAATATCAGTGTCATTAATAATTGTACGACACGTTTACGGCTTCAATTAAAGGATACGGGTAAAGTCGATCAAGCTGCCGTGAAAGCAGCGGGAGTGCCCGGATTAAATGTCTTGGATGTGCATAATATTCATATCGTGATTGGGACAGAAGTCCAGTTTGTCGCTGAAGCCTTACAGACATTGTTTAGTGGTAAAGTGGCAACTGAACCAATCGTTTCTGAGACCCAAACGGCACCGGCAGCCACGACGGCTACGAGTAACACGACCGCAACCGTACCAGTGACAACGATTTTACAGGCACCCGCAACCGGGACGTTGATGCCGATTAGCGCGGTGGCTGATGAGACTTTTGCGCAAAAGATGCTTGGCGATGGCTATGCGGTGGAACCGACGGATAATGAAATCGTTGCGCCAGTTAGTGGCGAAGTCACCAGTATTTTTCCAACCAAACATGCTTTAGGTTTGAAGACCGCTTCAGGGTTAGAAATCTTGTTACACATGGGGATCAACACGGTTGAAATGAACGGTACGCCATTTACGTTGCACGTGGCTAAAGGCGATCAAATCGCGGCCGGTACCGCGGTTGCGACGGTTGACTTGGCAGCCATCAAAGCCGCTGGTAAAGCGACGACCATGATGGTGGTTATTACGAACATGACCGAAGTACATCAATTGACCTTAAATCAAACTAAAACCGTTATTGCTGGTGATATTGTCGGTGCAGCGGAATAA
- a CDS encoding Lrp/AsnC family transcriptional regulator, with the protein MDKTDLKILNALQTDARTSLKALADQCFISSPAISARITRLKKSGIIRDYQANLNYQKLNYRIKAYIQLQLEPTQKERFYPFVEGIPNILECDCVTGEYSQILKVIFESTQELDDFVNQLQTFGKTSTQIVFSTSVPNRGFKLPDDHDISQIIE; encoded by the coding sequence ATGGACAAAACTGATTTGAAGATTCTGAACGCCTTACAAACGGACGCCCGAACTTCGCTCAAGGCTTTAGCTGACCAATGTTTCATCTCATCACCAGCCATCTCCGCACGGATCACGCGCTTAAAAAAGAGCGGCATCATCCGTGATTATCAGGCAAATCTTAACTATCAAAAATTAAATTATCGGATCAAAGCTTATATTCAACTCCAATTGGAACCCACTCAAAAGGAACGTTTTTATCCATTTGTGGAAGGGATTCCCAACATTTTAGAGTGCGACTGTGTCACTGGCGAGTATTCGCAAATTTTGAAAGTCATTTTTGAATCAACTCAAGAACTAGACGATTTCGTCAATCAGTTGCAGACTTTTGGGAAGACTAGCACACAGATCGTCTTCTCAACCAGTGTCCCTAATCGCGGCTTCAAGCTCCCCGATGACCATGATATTAGTCAAATTATCGAGTAA